The Thermoanaerobacterium thermosaccharolyticum DSM 571 region TATCCAGCAAAGTTTTTAGAGAAAGTGATACAAAACTACCTTAAAGATAAGTCATTATTAAAAGATGCTGCAGTATCATATGCAGCACCTAGAAATTATTTTAATTCATATCCACAGAGAAAATACGACATCGATGAACTTGAAAAGAAGCTTTTAGAGGTTTCAAGAAGAAAAAGCACCCCTTGATTAAAGATTTTTATCAAACAGCAACTTATCAATGACGTACGATGAAAGAAGGATCAATAGAGGCATGATGGTAAATGCATACCTGTTTGTCGGAATAAACATGAGCTGAATCAATGTCAAAATGATAGCATATATGCCTATAAAGCGTATTTCATCTTTCCTAAGAGAATAAAATGCTCCAAGCCAACCTATCGCCATCAAAAAGCTGTGGAGAAGATATAAATTCCTCAAATATTGATACTTTAAATCAAGATCGTACCACATGCTGCCAAAGATTATATTAAATTTGCCGATGGTATACCATTTAAAGTAGTAAATCGGGCTCTTCTCAAAACCTTTGACGATAAATTTGATGACATCCATGGTAGAGCGTATATTCTGTGGCACATGATCAATTCCATTAAAGTAAGGGAATGCGCCACCCAGCATGGGATTCCAGGTCTGCGACGCAAGTAAAATCAGCTTGTGAAGCGTAACAATATTTCTAATCCACCACGGCATCATTATAGCTGTAAATCCAAGCAATACATACAAAAAGTTTTTCAGTGTATACCTTATATCTTTAAACTTAAAGTACATTAAAATATATGGTATCACAATAATTGGTGCAGCTGCAGGTCTTATTAAAATGGACAATCCAAAAAAGACACCTGTCATGACATTTACAAATATCCCGGGTTTTTTATACGCTATAATCTGCAGATACAGATACACCATAAAAGTAAAAGTATATACAGTCTCTGTAAGTATAAGAGTGGATGCCCATACAAATGTTGGATAAATCGCTGAAAAGAATGCAGCTATAAGCCCAACTTTATTGTTTTTAATTTCTCTGCCTATGAGATAAATAAAAAGAACCGTCAGCACGCTAAATATACTCTGTATGATTCTCACAGCCTGAAGCGGACTTCCATTAGAAAACCCAAATATCTTATATATCAATGCAAGAAATAAAGGATATCCGGGAGTAATATACGCATTTGGCGTATTTGACATATACCCTAAAAAACCTTTTGTCAAAAACTGCTTCACCATTATATCGTAGTTTTTGGCATCACCTGAAAGGGGAGGCTGCACAACTTTGTAGACAAAAAGAAGCCGAAGGTATAAAGCAACGATGATGATTATAACTAATGAAGCGATGACAAAAAACTTCTTCGATACATATTTCGCTTTACTATCCATAATTACCTCCTATCGTAGCGCAATTAATGATGCTCCAGCAAAAATAAGTACTACACCAATCCACCTAGTTATTGGTACTGTCTCTTTAAAGATAAGCCATGCCACAAAAACTCCAACAGCATACGCTGTACTTTGGAGAGGATAAACAATGCTGAATTTTCCCTTTGCTAGTATATAAAGCCACAAGACGGTTGCTATCGCATAGATTATTATTCCACTTATAACATACGGCGAAATTAAGGACATTAATACACCTTTTAGACTACCTGCATTTCCAATGCCGATTTTCCATAATACTTGACCCGTCACCAGAAGCAACACATTTACTGCAACAAGGACATATATCACTTATCTTTGCCCCTTTCTAAATCCTTATTTTTTTCTGATTCAATCATATTTTTTAAAATAGCTACCTCTTGCGTCAGCTTCACAATGCTTTCAGATTGCTTTGATATTATCATAGTAAGGTGAAAGCAATATGAGATAATAAATAAAAGTCCTAGCAAGAATAGGACAGATGGGGCGTAATATATGTGGAGCAACCTGCTTAAGAGATTCAAAAATCTCAAATTTGCTGAGATTACAATCATAACTATCGAGAAGAATATCCAAAATAAGCTGTACTTTTCTAATAGATTGCCTCTCACAATCTCTCTCACAATTATTATTAAAAACAGTATGCTAAAACCAAGAGAAAAAGTATATACATTGAAAGACACAAAAAGACCTCCTATGCTTTTTGATGTTCTTTGCGGCTCATACAATTCACAAGTATGGCAAGCGTCACCTTTACCATATAATAAATTGATCGTTTAAAGTTTATAGAAGACTGACCGCCTAGCCTCTCATGCATCTCTACAGGTATCTCCCTCATCCTAAAGCCCATTTTGCTAAGTTTAGCTATTACCTCCACTTCAGGATAGTCCTGCGGATAACTTTCACTGAAATATTTGATGACTTTTCTGTTGGCAGCTCTAAAGCCTGATGTAGAGTCATATATTGCATAGCCTGTCAATATTTTTAATAGAAATGTAAAGAAGCGAGAACCGGTACGCCTAAGGTATGATCCTCTGTAATTTGTCTTTGCAACATAGCGTGACCCGATCACCAGATCAGCTTCATCATTCAATATGGGTTTTATAAGTTCATCTATAAATCTGGCGTCGTGCTGTCCATCAGCATCGATCTGTATCGCTATATCATATCCATTTTTGTAGGCGTACTTATACCCTGTCTGCATACATCCGCCGATCCCTAAATTAAAAGGGAGATCAATGACTATGACACCATTATTTTTTGCAATCAAGGACGTCTTATCACTTGAGCCATCATTGACAACTAGTATGTCCACATCCTTATTCTTCTTTATATTGTAAATAACGCTGTCAATCGTCTTTTCTTCATTGTACGCAGGTACAATGACAATTATTTTTGGCAACTTTTTCAACTCCCATAATATATATTCACATATATTATATCATACATTTATTCATAATCTAATTTTTGTAAAATTTTTACTATAATGTAACAAAAAGCGCTGCTCAATAAACAAGCGCTACTTAAGCCCTTTTAAAGACCCAAAGCTTACTACCTAAGAAATTTACCATCATTGAAAACAATGTAGCAATTATTTTAGCAGAAAATACACCTAACTGTGGCTTTAATGGATAAAGGACAGTAAGGGATACCCCCAGTGACACTACATTTACTGCGATAAACTTCAATATCTCATCTCCATGCGGCGTCGACTTTGCACCAAACGTCCAATATTTATTCATGATAAAACTGTTTACAACACCGCAGCTATATGATATAACTTGAGATAACATATAGTGCATCCCAAAAAATGTAAGGACTGTAAAGACTGCAAAGTCAACTAAAGTATTTACAATGCCGACTAAATTAAACTTTACAAACTCCAATAAACCGTTTTTCCTATTGTCTCTTTTATCTTGTTTTTCCATCTTCATCATCAAACCCTACTTTCTTCGTAATAATGTATAACGGTCTATCCCTTACTTCGTCATATATTCTGCCGATGTACTCTCCAAATGCGCCTAAGACTACAAAGTTTATGGCACTTAATAGGATATTTACTGCTATGACTGTATTAACGATGGATATTTTTATTCCAACAATTCTAAGTATAAGCTCAACTATAAAATAGATCACGCTTGCTGCTGTCAAAAAAATCCCAATATATAGTGGAAGCTTAAGTGGTGCATAGGAAAATGATGTAATACCATCCATAGCAAGCTTAAGCATTTTCTTCAATGTATACTTAGTCTCACCAGCAAACCTTGGGTCTCTTACATATTCAACACCGATTTGCTTAAAACCTACCCAGCTTACAAGTCCTCTTATATACCTGTTTTTCTCTTTTATGGATGTCATGGAGTCCATTACATCGCATACTTTTCTATCTATCAAGCGAAAATCACCTGTATCAACAGGTATATCTACATTTGTAAGGCTTTTTAGCAATCTTGTATATGATGTAAGATGACGCAACATCAGCTAAAATCGATGGAAACTTCAAAAACACATTGTAGTAATGTGATAGATTTCCGATTGAGGCTATCTTGCCTATTAAGTAAAGAGCGTAGATGTAAAGTGGCGGATAATCACAGCTTGGAGTATTTTTATAAAAGTTTAAGATGTCCTGTGATGCAGACTGTGCCCAGCTTCTAAAAAGCCCTATATCACCTGAATAACCTTCAATGGTTGCAGCTATGTAAAGCCGCATGAAAAACCCTATCAAAAATAGTGCCACTATGATAAATTTATCGTTTTGAAAGTCCAACTTCAATTTTTTATTCTTCAAAGCGTAGTAGCTTAAAATGAATAGCAAAAAGACGATCGCCGAGTATGCCATTATATACACGCCGTACTTTGATGATGTCCCCCTAAATCCCCCAAAATCTCCTCTACTACGAGGCATCTGCCATTGGGACTGCCCACTTTGTCCATTACCTTGAGGCGGATTGCTCCTCTGCCAAACACCTTGATTTG contains the following coding sequences:
- a CDS encoding ArnT family glycosyltransferase — encoded protein: MDSKAKYVSKKFFVIASLVIIIIVALYLRLLFVYKVVQPPLSGDAKNYDIMVKQFLTKGFLGYMSNTPNAYITPGYPLFLALIYKIFGFSNGSPLQAVRIIQSIFSVLTVLFIYLIGREIKNNKVGLIAAFFSAIYPTFVWASTLILTETVYTFTFMVYLYLQIIAYKKPGIFVNVMTGVFFGLSILIRPAAAPIIVIPYILMYFKFKDIRYTLKNFLYVLLGFTAIMMPWWIRNIVTLHKLILLASQTWNPMLGGAFPYFNGIDHVPQNIRSTMDVIKFIVKGFEKSPIYYFKWYTIGKFNIIFGSMWYDLDLKYQYLRNLYLLHSFLMAIGWLGAFYSLRKDEIRFIGIYAIILTLIQLMFIPTNRYAFTIMPLLILLSSYVIDKLLFDKNL
- a CDS encoding EamA family transporter translates to MIYVLVAVNVLLLVTGQVLWKIGIGNAGSLKGVLMSLISPYVISGIIIYAIATVLWLYILAKGKFSIVYPLQSTAYAVGVFVAWLIFKETVPITRWIGVVLIFAGASLIALR
- a CDS encoding DUF2304 domain-containing protein codes for the protein MSFNVYTFSLGFSILFLIIIVREIVRGNLLEKYSLFWIFFSIVMIVISANLRFLNLLSRLLHIYYAPSVLFLLGLLFIISYCFHLTMIISKQSESIVKLTQEVAILKNMIESEKNKDLERGKDK
- a CDS encoding glycosyltransferase family 2 protein, encoding MPKIIVIVPAYNEEKTIDSVIYNIKKNKDVDILVVNDGSSDKTSLIAKNNGVIVIDLPFNLGIGGCMQTGYKYAYKNGYDIAIQIDADGQHDARFIDELIKPILNDEADLVIGSRYVAKTNYRGSYLRRTGSRFFTFLLKILTGYAIYDSTSGFRAANRKVIKYFSESYPQDYPEVEVIAKLSKMGFRMREIPVEMHERLGGQSSINFKRSIYYMVKVTLAILVNCMSRKEHQKA
- a CDS encoding GtrA family protein, with amino-acid sequence MKMEKQDKRDNRKNGLLEFVKFNLVGIVNTLVDFAVFTVLTFFGMHYMLSQVISYSCGVVNSFIMNKYWTFGAKSTPHGDEILKFIAVNVVSLGVSLTVLYPLKPQLGVFSAKIIATLFSMMVNFLGSKLWVFKRA